From the Nostoc sp. PCC 7107 genome, the window GCTACTACTCTAAGCACAGCTATGCCCGCAGGGCTTTACAGCACTTTCAACTCAGCACTACTATGGACGTTGAATAATTGTTTCCAACACTCGACGCTTGGCTTTCGGGTCAATACCAATCAACCGCACGTACTCACCAGGATATTCAGACAGAGATGCTTCCAAAGCTGCGATCGCATCTCTTTCCGATCTGGCCTCAATTTGTCCACAGCTTGCCCAAGAACCAGTCCGGAAACGTCTTTGGTCTACGTGTTCAGCACTGATTTTATAACCACTTGCCAACAATTGCCGTAGCTGGTCTACAACTTCTGTATTTAACCTATTGCTGATCGTCGTTGCCGTTGTCGAGCTAACACTACTTGAACTAGCATAAGATTTCTGACCATTAGAGACCACTACGGGGCCATTAGGTCTTTGAATAATGCTTTCTAATACCCGACGTTTGGCTTTTGGGTCAATACCAATTAAGCGGACATATTCGCCTTGATGGCTTTCAAGACATTCTTCTAAAGCTGCTACAACTTCATTAGTCGAAGTAGCTTCTATGGGCTGACAACTAGCCCAAGAACCAGTCCGAAAACGGCGCTCATCTACGTGTTCAGACCCAATTTTGTAACCACCTGCTAACAATTGGCGGATTTGGTCTACAGTTTCAGCGCTAATTGAACCAATACCAGCACCCTTACTATTACCATTGCCATTGCCATTACCGTTATAGCTACTAGTACCTGCACTCACAGGTGCTTTAAAGCTAGTGGCTGCTTTTACCACACCATCTGGGCGTTGAATAATTGTCTCTAATACCCGACGTTTACCTTTAGGATCAATCCCAAATAAACGCACGTACTCACCACTGTGGTCTGCTAGACAGCTTTCTAACGCTGATAAAGCTTCATTCACAGATCTTGCTTCAATGGGCTGACAACTAGTCCAAGAACCAGTGCGGAACCGTCTTTGGTCTACGTGTTCCGTGCCAATCTTATAACCTTGCTCTAAAAGATAGCGCACCTGATCTACTGTTTCTGCACCCAAGCTATTGCTTGCCACTTCACTACTCCTTTCCAACTCTAAGACAGTAACACCATTACCTGTATAAGATTTAGCTAATTCATCCCGGATGGGTGCAATACATTTGCTATCCGCAGCACAGCGATAACCAGCCCGCAATGCTTGATTAATCCCCACTACATGATGGGCAAATTGCTCATCTTGATCTTGCACATCTGGCAGACGGTCAGCTTGCTGCTGGCTTGTGATTATCGCTCCCGAAGGTACATATTTACCGGGGGGAATTTCTACATCTTGAATTAAAGCGTGCATCATTACAATGCAGCCCTTACCCACTCTGGCATTAAATACCGTAGAGCGAAAGCCAATAAAGCAATTATCCCCTACATAAGCTGGGCCATGAATCAGAGCCATGTGGGTTAGGGAAGCATTATTACCAACCCAGACCGAGTATTCTTCGCCATCATCACCTACTACTCGGCCTTGCTCTAAACCATGAATCACTACACCATCTTGTATATTGGTCTTTTCACCGATATAAAAGGGTGTACCTTCATCCGCTCTAATCGAAGTCCCCGGAGCAACGATTACATTTGCACCTATCCGCACATCACCAATAATGTTGGAGAAAGAATGTACGAATGAGGTTTCGTGGATTTCTGGCTCAGCTAAACCTTTTGACCACGGGGTTGGGGGTGCCGCCGTGCTGCTGACTGCCATCGCGAGATTCCTCCTGAATTAAGCTTTTTGTAAATAGTCAATAGTCTGTAGTCAATAGTCCATAGTTTACTGACCTTTAAGTGTCAGTTGCTTTAAGCTGGAAAAAACGCCCAACCTCTTGCTCCTCTTGACTGTTGACTGTTGACTATCTATATTGGTCTTTTTTACTGTAAATAAGGCGATCTTGAACATGAATGGTATCAATTATCGCCACCACCGCTGCATCTAAAGGGCGTTGTTCGTTGCCAAGAATTTGACGAGCGGCACTACCACAACTGACCAGCACCCACTCATCTACTCCTGCTCCCACCGTGTCCGCTGCTACTTCGTATTGTGGCAAGATGTTTCCTTCTTCATCCACTAATTGCAACAGCAGTAGTTTGACACCTCTAAGACTTGGTTCTTTTTGAGTGCTAACTACTGTGCCACGCACTTTGGCAATTTGCATTATGTGTTATGGTCTTCTGCCGCCGAAAGGACGAATTGCATTGACATTTTCCCGGAATTGTTCTACGTCTTCCGTATAACGAATTGGCAGCACGTATTCCAAGTTTTCATGGGGACGGGCAATGATGTGAGTAGAAAGTACTTGTCCACCATTTACACGCTTGACTGATTCAACACCTGCTGCTACAGAAGCTTGGACTTCGGAAACGTCACCCCGGACAATTACGGTGACACGACCACTACCGATTTTTTCGTAACCTACTAAGGTTACACGAGCGGCTTTCACCATCGCGTCAGCAGCTTCTACTACTGCTGGAAAGCCAAGGGTTTCTACCATTCCCACTGCAATTGACATTAGTTGTAATCCCTAATTAAATTTTATCAAACAAAACAAAAGCGCAGATCAAGCAAGCAACCCCGTCAGTCACTTTATCTTCTCAGCTTTTAAGTGCGAAACTGTTCCACAGCTTCTGTGTAACGAATCGGCAATACGTATTCCAAGTTTTCATGGGGACGCGCAATGATGTGAGTGGAAAGCACTTCACCACCATTTACTCTTCTTGCCGCTTCAATTCCAGCTGCAACTGAGGCTTGCACTTCGGAAACATCTCCCCGCACAATTACGGTGACACGAGCGCTACCAATTTTTTCATATCCTACCAAAGTTACACGGGCAGCTTTCACCATCGCATCAGCAGCTTCTACTACTGCTGGAAAGCCCTTAGTCTCAATCATTCCAACTGCAATTGGCATCGCAGAAACTCCTAAAAATTTAATCCAATCAGTACTGTGGTTTGAAAATTTTGACGGGGAAGCTCATCTTGAGCTAAAAGACACTTCCAAAATAAGCATAGGAAAGGTTGGCTCCCCTGGCAATATAAATTAGTATAATAGTTTATAATAAAAAAGTTTTAAAAAACTTAATTGTTCGTCATACCAGGTTTCTGCTCTCTTTAAGTCCACTGATTACAAGAGCAGACCCTTATGCTTTATAATTCCTTCATTACATATACAAAACCCTGTTCGTAGCCAAGACTAATTCGGTCTGGTGAGGAAGATAAAATTACTGTATGTTTTACAGTTTATATCTTTCCTCTATTTTGTATTAACCTAATAGGAATATATAAAAAGCTTATAGCTTTTTCAAAGCTATCTTATAAAATTCTCTGCTAAGAAGTAGAAATAGAAGTTTACAAATTGAGCATGATTTCAATTAAAGGTGGAGAATTTGAATATGTAAAATAAGTTTATTGGTTTAAATATATTCCAGAATATTCCAGAGTGTTCCAGTCACAAATACTCATGTAAAACCTCGCCGAAGAATAATTTAACAAATATTTCCAGTAAAAAAAATTTAGTAAACAATTGTTTTTCAAAGGGCTAAAAAATCAAGGCAGAGTTGTAAAGGTAAGCAAATTAAATGAATGAGTTTCTATTTTCAACAAGTTGGTGTGTGCCTTTGTATAGTTTAATGGGCGCACTGTTAACTTTGCCCTGGGGGATGGGAATAATCAGAAAGACAGGCCCCAGACCAGCGGCATATTTAAACTTGTTGACCACTGTTTTGGCTTTTGCTCATAGCTTATTTGTCTTTAAAGATGTTTGGGACAGAGAACCAGAAAATTTACTGGTTAGCTGGTTTCAAGCCGCGAATTTAAACTTATCTTTTTCATTAGAACTCTCACCTGTGAGTTTTGGGGCGACAGTTTTAATCACAGGATTAAGTTTGTTGGCGCAAATTTACGCTTTAGGCTATTTAGAGAAAGACTGGTCACTGGCAAGATTTTTTGCACTACTTGGGTTTTTTGAAGCGGCACTGAGTGGTTTAGCAATTAGTGACTCTTTATTTCTCAGTTATGCCTTGTTAGAAGTTCTCACCCTTTCTACCTATTTGTTAGTAGGGTTTTGGTACGCTCAACCTTTGGTAGTAACAGCAGCACGGGATGCTTTTTTAACCAAGCGGGTGGGCGACTTGTTATTGCTGATGTCTGTGGTGACGCTTTCCAGTTGGGCAGGTAGCTTAAATTTTTCTGATTTGTATGAGTGGGCGCAAACAGCAAACCTCAGCCCGATGGCATCAACTTTACTTGGTTTGGGCTTAATTGCTGGGCCAGCAGGTAAGTGCGCTCAGTTTCCCTTGCACTTGTGGTTAGATGAAGCAATGGAAGGGCCTAACCCCGCTTCAGTGATGCGAAATTCGCTGGTGGTAGCTGGTGGTGCTTATTTACTATACAAACTGCAACCGATTTTAGCTTTATCACCAGTGGCATTGAATGCGTTAATCGTCATGGGTTCAGTGACGGCGGTGGGTGCGACCTTAGTATCATTGGCACAAATTGATATTAAGCGATCGCTTTCTCATTCTACAAGTGCATATATGGGACTAGTGTTTTTGGCAGTTGGTATGCAGCAAGGGGGTGTAGCTGTAATGTTGCTGTTGACTCATGCGATCGCCAAAGCATTATTATTTATGAGTTCCGGTTCGGTTATTTACACCACTAGTACTCAAGATTTAACAGAAATGGGCGGTTTATGGTCGCGGATGCCTGCTACTACTACCGCCTTTGTTGTCGGTTCGGCAGGGATGATTACATTGCTACCCCTGGGAAGCTTTTGGGCAATGCTGTCATGGGCTGATGGTTTGGTAGCAATTAGCCCTTGGGTAATTGGCATTTTAGTGATAGTTAATGGCTTGACAGCCTTAAACTTGACAAGAGTCTTCCGATTAATATTTTGGGGTACACCGCAACAAAAAACCCGTCGTTCCCCAGAAGTTGGCTGGCAAATGGCATTTCCAATGGTGACATTGACGATACTGACCTTACTGTTACCCCTGATGCTTCAGCAATGGTACTTACTACCAGATAAAAATAGTATTAACTGGTACGTGGTAGGAATGTTATTGACCTCTACGGTATTAGGAGTCGGTATAGGTTCCACAATGTACCTCCATAAAGCTTGGTCAAGATCGAGAATTTTGGTGTGGCGATTTTTACAGGACTTGTTGGGCTACGATTTTTACATAGACCGCATCTATCGATTGACAGTAGTTGGGGCAGTAGCATTGCTGTCTAGGATATCGGCTTGGAGCGATCGCTATCTAGTTGATGGCCTAGTAAACTTGGTGGGAATTTTCACAATTCTCGGCGGACAAAGTTTAAGGTACAGCATTTCTGGCCAGTCCCAAGGCTATATGTTGACCATCCTCGTAGTTATTAGCCTTTTCGGCTTCTTTATTAGCTGGTCATTAGGACTGCTCAATAACTTGCATTTTTAACAGTGCTGATTGAATCAATTTTGGATTTTAAATTTGGGGTGCTTCGACAAGCTCAGTACAAGTTTTGGATGAGAAAGACTTGTAATCTCAAATTGATAATCCGAACTCTAAAATTCTTCTGTACCTACTCCCTAATTCTCTCTAAACTATGTTGAGTGCATTGATTTTGCTGCCATTGTTAGGCGCAACTATTATCGGTTTTTGGCCTACTGTGATTGATGGGAAACTATCCCGTAGTATGGCTTTTGTCTTTGCTGGTATGACTTTCTTGTGGTCAATCTTTCTAGCAATTCAATTCGACCCAGGAAAAATTACTCAACAATTTAGTGAGTTTATACCTTGGGTAGATGCTCTAGGCTTAAGTTATAACCTCGGAGTAGATGGTTTATCTTTACCCTTGCTGGTTTTAAATGGACTATTGACTTGTATTGCCATCTCCAGTAGTGATATTTCCCTACAACGTCCGAGACTATATTACTCACTTATCCTCCTGTTAAGCACTGGAGTCACAGGAGCCTTTCTAGCACAGGATTTACTCTTATTTTTCCTGTTTTATGAACTAGAACTAATACCCCTATACCTACTCATTGCTATTTGGGGTGGTGTAAAACGAGGTTACGCAGCAACAAAGTTTTTGATTTACACAGCCACATCGGGAATTTTGCTGTTGGCAAGTTTCCTCGGTATGGTTTGGCTGAGTGGCGGTTCTAACTTTGCCTTAGCAAACTTGAATGCTGCATCCTTGCCATTAGGAACTCAACTGTTATTACTAGCCGGTATTTTGGTTGGTTTTGGGATTAAAATACCCTTGGTTCCCTTCCACACTTGGTTGCCCGATGCCCACGTTGAAGCCTCTACACCCATTTCTGTATTGTTAGCTGGTGTGCTATTGAAATTGGGGACTTACGGCTTACTGCGGTTTGGGATGAACTTGTTACCCAATGCGTGGAGTTATGCAGCACCTTGGTTAGCAACTTGGGCAGTAGTAAGTGTGCTTTATGGCGCATCCTGCGCGATCGCGCAAACTGACATGAAAAAGATGGTAGCCTATAGTTCAGTTGGACACATGGGCTATGTACTATTGGCCGCCGCCGCCGCTACACCATTAAGTGTGTTAGGCGCTGTGATGCAAATGATTAGCCACGGCTTAATTTCCGCCTTACTGTTTTTGTTGGTAGGAGTAGTATATAAAAAAGCTGGTAGCCGGGATTTAGAAGTTATTCGCGGATTATTAAATCCCGAACGCGGAATGCCCGTTATTGGTAGCTTGATGGTCTTGGGAGTAATGGCCAGCGCAGGTATACCAGGAATGGTAGGTTTTATTTCCGAATTTGTGATTTTTAGCGGCAGTTTTGTGGTATTTCCGGTGCAAACTCTACTATCTATGCTAGGAACTGGCTTAACTGCGGTTTATTTCTTAATTTTGATGAATCGCGCTTTTTTTGGGCGCTTATCTGCACAAGTAGTTAATTTACCACGAGTCTATTGGAGCGATCGCCTGCCGTCGGTAGTCTTAGCTGTATTGATTGTAATTTTCGGCATTCAACCTACTTGGTTATCTCGTTGGACTGAACCAACAATCACCGCCATGATGAGTGTAGATAAAGTAGTGGCAACAGTCTCTGTAGAAAAGTCAAAGTAAAAAGTAAAATTTTTTCCTTTTGCCTTTTTATTTCCTCATTCCCAATTTGGAGAACTGGTAATGGTAACTATTAGAAGTAAACCTGGCTTACATCCTTTAGCTGAGTACGTAGAACGATTACAAACAGGTGGAACATTATTACCTGATAGTCCAGAAAATGTTTTAGAAGTAGTTGGTATTCTCAAAAGCTATGGTGTAGTTTTAGATGCCTACTCCAAAAATCTCATCTACATTGCTGACCATCAATTTTTAAGATTTTTTCCTTTTTTTAAATACTTTAACGACGAATTCTCTTTTCAAAAATTACTCCGTCACTGGTGGCACGATCGCATCAATTACGAATATGCAGAATATTGCATGAAAGCTATGATGTGGCATGGTGGCGGTGGCTTAGATGCTTATTTAGATACCAAAGAATTTCAAGAACGAGCAAAAGCAGTTATCACCGCCAAATTTAAGAATAATCCTTTTATTTTGGGATTAAACCAATTATTCCCCGAATTTTTAACTGAACAATTGCGCGTTTCAGCTTATTACAGTGGTTTAGGTCAATTCTGGCGAGTGATGGCTGATATTTTCTTAACCTTATCAGACCGTTATGACCAAGGCGAAATCAAATCAATTCCCCAAGTTGTAGATTACATTAAAGCAGGCTTAGTAGCAGATGCTATGAAGCCGATAACCTACTCTGTCAAAATCCAAGATAAAGTCTACGAAATTATTCCCAAAAAGACTGGTTTAACATTTTTAGCAGATACAGCAGTGCCTTATGTCGAGGCTGTTTTCTTCCGGGGAACTCCTTTTCATGGCACAGTTTCTTACAATGCCCAAGCCTATCAAATTTCCCCCGATCAAGGTCGATTCCAATATGGTGCATTGTATGCTGATCCTTTACCCATTGGCGGTGCTGGTATTCCGCCTACATTACTCATGCAGGATATGCGCCACTATTTGCCAGAATATTTGCACGCTATTTATCGGCGTGGTTTACGGGGTGAAGATGACTTGCGGGTACAAATTTGTATAAGTTTCCAAAAGTCAATGTTTTGCGTGACTACAGCCGCAATTTTAGGATTGATGCCTTATTCTTTAGAGACTCAAGATCCATCTGAACAAAATGCTAATCGAGTGTATTTGGAAAAATGGATGGATAGATTTACAACCTCACGCTTAAGTGATGTCAATAGCTAGAGTGCTGAGTAAAAAATGCTAGTACGCTAAGGTGTGAATAAAGCACCAAATACAAACTGCTTTCAAGCTAACTGTAAGGATTTCTGGATTTCACACTTCATCCTTCAACCAACACATCTGGTAGTCTCAATTTCCATAGCATCAGAAATAAAACAAACTCCGCCAAACTTATTTAGAGTTTTCCGGATATTTGATTCTACCAATGGCAATTTTTCGGGGGCAAAAAAGGCAATGATATAAACATTGTCGAGCATTGTCATAGCTAAATCATGAGTGACTTTGCCTCTTGTACCTTTACCAGCAACATCTTTGACAACTGAATGTCCAGCTACGCCTGATTTTTCTAAAGACTCTAAAATTTTACCGAGTTCGACATAGTTAGCAAATATTTCGATCCGTTTGACAGCCTGCATTGTCTTATCTCCAAAATAGATTAATGCCGTATAGATATAGCGGTATACCTACAATGATATTAAAAGGGAAAGTCACAGCTAAAGCAGTTGAAATGTACAGACTAGGATTAGCTTCTGGGACAGTTAGACGCATAGCTGCTGGTACAGCAATGTAGGAAGCACTGGCACATAGCACCGAGAACAATAGACTATCTCCTTTTGGCATTCCGATCGCTTTCGCAATTAATAAAGCTATGCCGGCATTTAAAATAGGTACTAGTATCGCAAACAGAATCAGGAAAATACCTGCTTTTTGCAAATCTCTGATTCTTTTCGCCGCCACCAGTCCCATATCTAACAAAAAGAACGTCAGCACACCGTAAAACAAATCTTGGGTAAAGGGTTTTAAAGTTTGCCAGCCATGTTCTCCAGTCAAAAGACCCATGACGAGGCTACCCACGAGCAAAAATACAGAACTATTAAGGAAAGCTTCTTGTAATACTTCTGGCCAATTGAATTCGCGATCGCTTTCATCGACAGTGAAAACGTTAACCAATATTAAACCTACAACAATTGCTGGTGATTCCATCAAGGCCAAGGCTGCAACCATAAACCCATCAAAAGCCATTCCCAGTTGAGTCAGGAAAGAACTGGCAGTGATAAATGTTACCGCACTAATGGAGCCATAAGTAGCAGCGATCGCCGCAGAATTATAAGTATCTAACTTAATTCTGAGAATAAAAAATGTATAAACCGGGACAATACAAGCCATCAATATTGCAGCGAAAAGGGTGAGAATAACTGCTTGATTAACACCACTTTTGACCAGTTCTACACCACCTTTAAACCCAATCGCAAACAGTAAATATAAAGATAATAGCTTAGGGATAGGCGCTGGGATTTCTAAATCTGTTTTGACGAACACCGCTAACATTCCCAGAAAGAAAGCCAATATGGGTGGATTTAAGATGTTAGATATAATGAGACTGACATCCATAATTCCACCATGCCTCCAAAAATTAGCTAAATACTCATAAATCAGTTTAGGGTAATATCGCACACATCTAAAATTCTTTTGATGTATCAGATGCGATCGCTTTGTAATTGACAAAGTACTTGATCTATGAACCAATCAAGACTGCGAACCCAAATCGCAGCCTGAGCAATTTTTCCCACGAGGTAAAGATATTTCCACCGCCAGAAGGAAGCAGATTACTAAATTTAGAGCTATAGGCACAAAAGCCTAAATTCCAGCTATCTTTGGGGCGGACTCAGTTTATACACTTTTTTGGCTGACAAATATATAATTAGTGCAAGCAAGCACTTGCATGAATCATTAAAATTTAGTATTAAAGTACAGAAAAACTCGTGCAGGGTGGATCAAAGCGACAACTGAGGTATTGGCAAATGCAGGTTTAACAAAAACTACCGCCGATAAATTTGCTCGTATTACTGGGGTAAATCAGGTAACTTGATATTGCCAGCCCCAGAGTTTAATCAAATAGGCGCTTGAAAAGTAGAAACCTTGGCTGATCAAGATTCCTACACAAGCTCGGTTTATCAGTGTCTTACCAAGCATCCCTATATTTCAGCCAAGTTGCCTAAAGTTTAAGTCTATAAAATGAGAAAACAAAAATGTCCCAGTCTGAGTTCCCTGATTCACAGTTTCCGGTTGAAATAGAACAGCCTGCTGCTACCGACTCTAATCAGGCTAAACCAAAGGATTCTTCAGCAGACCCAAAACCCATCTCAATACTCCATAAAAAGCGGCCTTGGCCAGTGATTTTAGGCGTAGTCTTGTTAATTGCAGGTATTGGTATTGGTTGGCGATGGTGGCAAACTAGCCAGGCGAGTAATGCACCCGCTGGGGCTGGAGCAGCAGCTGGACAACCGATGGGAATTCCTGTAAAGTTAGCCACGGTTGAGAATGCAACTATTCAGCAAACTTCAGAATTTGTTGGGACTTTAGATGCACCACGTTCAGTCACACTCAAACCAGAGATTGATGGACGCATTACAGAGATTTTATATAAAGAAGGCGATCGCATTTCCCAAGGACAAGTAGTCATTCGTTTGCAAAGTGATGATGCTCAAGCGCAATTACTTCAAGCCAAAGCCTCACTTGAACAAGCACAAGCGCGTTTAGCAGAACTGAAAGCAGGTACACGTTCTGAAGAAATTGCCCAAGCCAGAGCGCAGTTAGTTCAAGCCCAAGCGCGGTTACGAGATGCTCAAACAGGTTCAAGTCCCGAAGAAATGGCGCAAGCCGAAGCCCAAATTGATGCCGCTAAATCTGACTTAGAACTAGCTAAGTCACGCGCTGTACGCTACGGAAACTTACAAAAACAAGGGGCTATTTCGGAAGATCAGATGGAAGGCTATCTGAAAGAACAACGTAGCGCCGCAGCCGCATTAGTTGTCGCCCAAAAACGCTTAGATCAACTCAGCAAAGGGAGAAATTCCAATATCAATGAATTAGAAGCGGCCGCTGAACAACAAAGACAAAACGTCAGACAACTAGAAAACGGCCCTCGACAAGAAGAAATCGCCCAAGCGCGATCGCAAGTTACCCAAGCAGCAGCTCAAGTCAAAGCCGCCCAAGTGCAACTGCAATATACTAATGTCCGCGCTCCATTTACGGGAGTGGTTGGCGATATTCCCGTCAGAGTTGGAGAATTTGTCAGCAAAGCAGATAATCTCACCACTTTGACCAGAAATGACTCCTTGGAATTGAACATCTCTGTATCACTCAATGAAAGCCAGCAATTGCGTATTGGCTTACCTGTACAAATGCTGGATGCCCAAGGTCAACCCACCGCCACAGGTAAAATCAGTTTCATTTCGCCCAATGCCAATTCTAATTCGCAAACTGTTTTAGCTAAGGCCGTTTTTGGTAATGGCAACAGACAATTAGTCAATCGTCAGTTAGTCCAAACTAAAATCATTTGGGATGAACGCCCCGGAATTTTAGTGCCGGTGACAGCAGTATCACGTTTGGGTGGAGAAACATTTGTCTTTGTGGCGCAAGCACCAGAAAATCCCAAACCAGGAGCGCCTTCATTAGTAGCTTTGCAAAAACCAATCAAGTTAGGAGCAATTGAGGGTAGTAATTACCAAGTATTAGAAGGGCTAAAAGCAGGAGAGAAAATCGTAGTTTCCGGTATTCTCAACCTAACTAACGGCGCACCGATAATTCCCTCTCCCTAAAAAAATCTGAAGGATAAAGGGGAAAATTTCATACTTCATACTTCATACTTCCTAATTTATGTTTGTTGATTTCTTCATCAAGCGACCAGTCTTTTCTACAGTCTGCGCGATCATTATCTTACTGGTGGGATTAATTAGTATTCCCACACTACCCATCGCCCAGTTTCCCGATATTAGTCCTAACCAAATCAACGTTACTGCCAACTACAGTGGAGCGAGTGCTGAAGTAGTAGAAAGTGGCATTACTAATATCTTAGAAAGACAAATTAATGGTGTTGAAGGTCTGAGATATATGACCTCCAGCAGCAGCAATGATGGTACCAGTAGTATTACAGTTACCTTCGATGCCTCACGTAATAAAGATTTGTCTGCTGTTGACGTACAAAATCGTGTTTCCATTGCCCAGGCACAATTACCAGATGTAGTGCAGCGTACAGGAGTTAGAGTCAGCAAGCAATCTAACAATATTCTCTTAGGAATTGGTTTATATACCGACAATAAAGAATATGACAACACATTTTTGAGCAACTATGCTGACCTGTACGTAGCAGATGCGCTCAAAAGGGTCAAAGGCGTAGGTGATGTCCGCATTTTTGGTGAACGCCGCTATGCTATGCGCCTGTGGTTAGATCCCAGTCGATTAGCAACGAGGGGATTGACCACAGAAGATGTCACCACAGCACTAGCACAACAAAACTTGCAAATTGGTGCGGGGAGAATTGGTCAAGAACCAGCCCCCAAAGGACAACAATATCAAATTGATGTACGTGCGGCCAGCCGATTGACAGAACCAAAAGAATTTGCAGAAATTGTCATTAAATCAGAAGATGATGGAACTTTAGTCAAACTTAAAGATATCGGTCGAGCCGAATTAGGAGCAGAAAATTACAATACATTTCTGCGATATCGGGCTAAGGATGCTGTCGGCTTGGGTATTTATCAAGTTCCTGGGAGTAATGCCTTAGATGTCGCCAAGGGAGTGAAAGCAGCGCTCGCCGCACTGGCCCCAAGTTTTCCACCGGGGATGAAATATCAAGTAGCTTTTGACACAACTATGTTTGTGGAAGAGTCTTTGGCAGAAGTAATCAAGACTCTATTTGAAGCTGTGGTTTTGGTGGTCATCGTTATTTTTCTATTCTTGCAAGACTGGCGAACGACGCTGATTCCGGCGCTCACAATTCCTCTAGCATTGGTGGGGACATTTGCCTTCGTCAAAGTGTTTAACTTCTCGATTAATAGTTTGACCTTATTTGGTTTGACTTTGGCATCGGGGATGGTGGTAGATGATGCGATCGTTGTAGTTGAGCAAATCAGCCGTTTTATTCAAGATAAAGGCATAAATCCCCGCCGCGCCGCCAG encodes:
- a CDS encoding NADH-quinone oxidoreductase subunit M, producing MLSALILLPLLGATIIGFWPTVIDGKLSRSMAFVFAGMTFLWSIFLAIQFDPGKITQQFSEFIPWVDALGLSYNLGVDGLSLPLLVLNGLLTCIAISSSDISLQRPRLYYSLILLLSTGVTGAFLAQDLLLFFLFYELELIPLYLLIAIWGGVKRGYAATKFLIYTATSGILLLASFLGMVWLSGGSNFALANLNAASLPLGTQLLLLAGILVGFGIKIPLVPFHTWLPDAHVEASTPISVLLAGVLLKLGTYGLLRFGMNLLPNAWSYAAPWLATWAVVSVLYGASCAIAQTDMKKMVAYSSVGHMGYVLLAAAAATPLSVLGAVMQMISHGLISALLFLLVGVVYKKAGSRDLEVIRGLLNPERGMPVIGSLMVLGVMASAGIPGMVGFISEFVIFSGSFVVFPVQTLLSMLGTGLTAVYFLILMNRAFFGRLSAQVVNLPRVYWSDRLPSVVLAVLIVIFGIQPTWLSRWTEPTITAMMSVDKVVATVSVEKSK
- a CDS encoding carbon dioxide-concentrating mechanism protein CcmK encodes the protein MPIAVGMIETKGFPAVVEAADAMVKAARVTLVGYEKIGSARVTVIVRGDVSEVQASVAAGIEAARRVNGGEVLSTHIIARPHENLEYVLPIRYTEAVEQFRT
- a CDS encoding NAD(P)H-quinone oxidoreductase subunit F — protein: MNEFLFSTSWCVPLYSLMGALLTLPWGMGIIRKTGPRPAAYLNLLTTVLAFAHSLFVFKDVWDREPENLLVSWFQAANLNLSFSLELSPVSFGATVLITGLSLLAQIYALGYLEKDWSLARFFALLGFFEAALSGLAISDSLFLSYALLEVLTLSTYLLVGFWYAQPLVVTAARDAFLTKRVGDLLLLMSVVTLSSWAGSLNFSDLYEWAQTANLSPMASTLLGLGLIAGPAGKCAQFPLHLWLDEAMEGPNPASVMRNSLVVAGGAYLLYKLQPILALSPVALNALIVMGSVTAVGATLVSLAQIDIKRSLSHSTSAYMGLVFLAVGMQQGGVAVMLLLTHAIAKALLFMSSGSVIYTTSTQDLTEMGGLWSRMPATTTAFVVGSAGMITLLPLGSFWAMLSWADGLVAISPWVIGILVIVNGLTALNLTRVFRLIFWGTPQQKTRRSPEVGWQMAFPMVTLTILTLLLPLMLQQWYLLPDKNSINWYVVGMLLTSTVLGVGIGSTMYLHKAWSRSRILVWRFLQDLLGYDFYIDRIYRLTVVGAVALLSRISAWSDRYLVDGLVNLVGIFTILGGQSLRYSISGQSQGYMLTILVVISLFGFFISWSLGLLNNLHF
- a CDS encoding carbon dioxide-concentrating mechanism protein CcmK — encoded protein: MSIAVGMVETLGFPAVVEAADAMVKAARVTLVGYEKIGSGRVTVIVRGDVSEVQASVAAGVESVKRVNGGQVLSTHIIARPHENLEYVLPIRYTEDVEQFRENVNAIRPFGGRRP
- a CDS encoding ribulose bisphosphate carboxylase small subunit, which translates into the protein MAVSSTAAPPTPWSKGLAEPEIHETSFVHSFSNIIGDVRIGANVIVAPGTSIRADEGTPFYIGEKTNIQDGVVIHGLEQGRVVGDDGEEYSVWVGNNASLTHMALIHGPAYVGDNCFIGFRSTVFNARVGKGCIVMMHALIQDVEIPPGKYVPSGAIITSQQQADRLPDVQDQDEQFAHHVVGINQALRAGYRCAADSKCIAPIRDELAKSYTGNGVTVLELERSSEVASNSLGAETVDQVRYLLEQGYKIGTEHVDQRRFRTGSWTSCQPIEARSVNEALSALESCLADHSGEYVRLFGIDPKGKRRVLETIIQRPDGVVKAATSFKAPVSAGTSSYNGNGNGNGNSKGAGIGSISAETVDQIRQLLAGGYKIGSEHVDERRFRTGSWASCQPIEATSTNEVVAALEECLESHQGEYVRLIGIDPKAKRRVLESIIQRPNGPVVVSNGQKSYASSSSVSSTTATTISNRLNTEVVDQLRQLLASGYKISAEHVDQRRFRTGSWASCGQIEARSERDAIAALEASLSEYPGEYVRLIGIDPKAKRRVLETIIQRP
- a CDS encoding EutN/CcmL family microcompartment protein, which codes for MQIAKVRGTVVSTQKEPSLRGVKLLLLQLVDEEGNILPQYEVAADTVGAGVDEWVLVSCGSAARQILGNEQRPLDAAVVAIIDTIHVQDRLIYSKKDQYR
- a CDS encoding CO2 hydration protein; this encodes MVTIRSKPGLHPLAEYVERLQTGGTLLPDSPENVLEVVGILKSYGVVLDAYSKNLIYIADHQFLRFFPFFKYFNDEFSFQKLLRHWWHDRINYEYAEYCMKAMMWHGGGGLDAYLDTKEFQERAKAVITAKFKNNPFILGLNQLFPEFLTEQLRVSAYYSGLGQFWRVMADIFLTLSDRYDQGEIKSIPQVVDYIKAGLVADAMKPITYSVKIQDKVYEIIPKKTGLTFLADTAVPYVEAVFFRGTPFHGTVSYNAQAYQISPDQGRFQYGALYADPLPIGGAGIPPTLLMQDMRHYLPEYLHAIYRRGLRGEDDLRVQICISFQKSMFCVTTAAILGLMPYSLETQDPSEQNANRVYLEKWMDRFTTSRLSDVNS